Proteins from a single region of Starkeya sp. ORNL1:
- a CDS encoding LysR family transcriptional regulator gives MRRLDNIDLRLLRVFVVLAEEGGFHDAQIALNLTQSTLSTHLAALERKLGSQLCERGRGGFRLTPFGESTFAAAKQLFDDIDAFQGRIGRDQRRLVGRLRVGIVDGVVTSPQLGLQTALSRYTAYASEVFVDLELGTPLALERSLMDGARDIVVGPFSQKVPGISYIPLYREPQALYCGRGNPLYELPGREINHQRIEEALFSVRGYRHLDDLYRVNHPRASASVVHMEAQVMMILSGRFIGYLPRHIGEDWVRREQMRVLRPESYGFESAHFVATRRLKGEQPLVDAFIHELKVQAQPERARLPLPAQAPV, from the coding sequence ATGCGCCGCCTCGACAATATAGACCTGCGGCTGCTGCGCGTCTTCGTCGTGCTGGCGGAGGAGGGCGGCTTCCACGATGCGCAGATCGCGCTGAACCTCACCCAGTCGACGCTCTCGACCCATCTGGCGGCGCTGGAGCGAAAGCTTGGCAGCCAGCTGTGCGAGCGCGGCCGTGGTGGCTTCCGGCTGACGCCGTTCGGCGAGTCCACCTTCGCCGCGGCCAAGCAGCTGTTCGACGACATCGACGCCTTCCAGGGCCGCATCGGCCGCGATCAGCGCCGGCTGGTCGGGCGGCTCAGGGTCGGCATTGTCGACGGCGTCGTCACCAGCCCACAGCTCGGGCTGCAGACCGCGCTGTCGCGCTACACCGCCTATGCCTCGGAGGTGTTCGTCGATCTCGAGCTCGGCACGCCGCTGGCGCTGGAACGCTCATTGATGGACGGCGCCCGGGATATCGTGGTCGGGCCGTTCTCGCAGAAGGTGCCGGGCATCTCCTACATCCCGCTCTATCGCGAGCCGCAGGCGCTCTATTGCGGGCGCGGCAATCCGCTCTATGAGCTGCCGGGGCGCGAGATCAACCATCAGCGTATCGAGGAGGCGCTGTTCTCGGTGCGCGGCTATCGCCACCTCGACGACCTCTACCGGGTCAATCATCCGCGTGCCAGCGCCTCGGTGGTGCACATGGAGGCGCAGGTGATGATGATCCTGTCCGGCCGCTTCATCGGCTATCTGCCGCGCCATATTGGCGAAGATTGGGTGCGGCGGGAGCAGATGCGGGTGCTGCGGCCGGAGAGCTACGGCTTCGAATCCGCGCATTTCGTCGCGACGCGGCGGCTGAAGGGCGAACAGCCGCTGGTCGATGCGTTCATCCATGAACTGAAAGTGCAGGCGCAGCCGGAACGTGCACGGCTACCGCTGCCGGCGCAGGCGCCGGTGTGA
- a CDS encoding HAD family phosphatase, which produces MNLPRFRAVAWDIDGTLVDSEPLHHEALLAAGHNWDVDLSDLPDQAFRGIHVGDVWKLLTPRLPADIIEADWHEAINDHYVGHYERLVAIPEAVATMRALAGLGVRQVCVSNSARRVVDANIKSLGIEDIIEFSLSFDDVTVGKPDPEPYLAACRKLSLQPGEVVAVEDSRSGVTSARAGGLYVVGYLPSGGDFGEVDLATDRLSSVLELFRAGN; this is translated from the coding sequence GTGAACCTACCCCGCTTCCGCGCCGTTGCCTGGGACATTGACGGCACGCTGGTCGACAGCGAGCCGCTGCACCATGAGGCGCTGCTGGCCGCCGGCCACAATTGGGACGTCGACCTCTCCGACCTGCCGGACCAGGCGTTCCGCGGCATCCATGTCGGCGATGTGTGGAAGCTGCTCACCCCGCGCTTGCCGGCCGACATCATCGAGGCGGACTGGCACGAGGCAATCAACGATCATTATGTCGGCCACTATGAACGGCTGGTCGCCATTCCCGAGGCGGTCGCCACCATGCGCGCACTTGCCGGGCTCGGCGTCCGCCAGGTGTGCGTCTCCAATTCGGCGCGCCGCGTGGTCGACGCCAATATCAAGTCGCTCGGCATCGAGGACATCATCGAGTTCTCGCTGAGCTTCGACGATGTGACGGTCGGCAAGCCCGATCCTGAACCCTACCTCGCCGCCTGCCGGAAGCTCAGCCTCCAACCGGGCGAGGTGGTGGCGGTGGAGGACAGCCGTTCCGGGGTAACCTCCGCACGCGCCGGCGGGCTTTATGTGGTCGGATATCTCCCCTCGGGCGGCGATTTCGGCGAGGTCGATCTTGCGACGGATAGGTTGTCGTCGGTGCTGGAGCTGTTTCGGGCCGGCAATTAG
- a CDS encoding FGGY-family carbohydrate kinase, giving the protein MPCVLGLDIGTTSTIGLLVRLPGEVLGVASRPVTLSSPHAGWAEEDPAEWWANVRAITAELIATSGIEPSEIAAIGVTGMLPAVVLLDQDGAVLRPSIQQSDGRCGVEVGELRAEKDEAEFIAKAGNGINQQLVTAKLRWIARHEPDVFARIATVLGSYDYVNWKLTGERAVEQNWALEAGFVDVARHEIDDELVAWAGIPRSAVPRKAASHEVIGHVTPEAAAATGLNVGTPVVGGAADMIASALGAGVTKAGDVLLKFGGAIDVLTATDRVRPDPRLYLDYHLVPGLFMPNGCMSTGGSGLNWFVRTFAGGEAAAAERECISIHQHLDRLAAAKPAGADDLVFLPYLLGEKTPIHDPQARGVIDGLTLSHDIGHLWRALLEGYAYAIAHHIEVLNDMGHATNHFFVSDGGSHSRVWMQIVADVLQRPVQRLNGHPGSSLGAAWTAAVGVGLADWPGIARFVAYSEQVQPDPRNAEVYGAGYRRFRELYRRLRDLP; this is encoded by the coding sequence ATGCCCTGCGTCCTCGGCCTCGATATCGGCACCACCTCGACCATCGGCCTCCTCGTCCGGCTCCCCGGTGAGGTGCTGGGTGTCGCGTCGCGGCCGGTGACGCTCTCCTCGCCTCATGCCGGCTGGGCCGAAGAGGATCCGGCCGAGTGGTGGGCGAACGTTCGCGCCATCACGGCTGAACTGATCGCGACGTCGGGTATCGAGCCAAGCGAGATCGCCGCCATCGGCGTCACCGGCATGCTTCCGGCCGTGGTGCTGCTGGATCAAGACGGCGCCGTGCTGCGTCCCTCCATCCAGCAGAGCGATGGGCGCTGCGGCGTCGAGGTCGGCGAACTGCGCGCCGAGAAGGACGAGGCCGAATTCATCGCCAAGGCGGGCAACGGCATTAACCAGCAACTGGTCACCGCCAAGCTGCGCTGGATCGCCCGACACGAGCCGGACGTCTTCGCCCGCATCGCCACCGTGCTCGGCTCCTATGACTATGTGAACTGGAAGCTCACCGGCGAGCGCGCGGTCGAGCAAAACTGGGCGCTGGAGGCCGGGTTCGTCGATGTCGCCCGCCACGAGATCGACGACGAACTCGTGGCCTGGGCCGGCATCCCTCGCAGTGCGGTGCCTCGCAAGGCAGCCTCGCACGAGGTGATCGGCCACGTCACACCCGAGGCCGCCGCCGCGACCGGGCTCAATGTCGGAACCCCGGTGGTTGGTGGTGCCGCCGACATGATCGCCTCGGCACTCGGTGCCGGCGTCACCAAGGCCGGCGATGTGCTGCTGAAGTTCGGCGGCGCTATCGATGTGCTCACCGCCACCGACCGGGTGCGGCCCGATCCCCGGCTCTATCTCGATTATCACCTCGTCCCTGGCCTGTTCATGCCCAATGGCTGTATGTCCACCGGCGGCTCCGGGCTGAACTGGTTCGTGCGCACCTTCGCCGGTGGCGAGGCCGCGGCTGCCGAACGCGAGTGCATCAGCATCCACCAGCATCTCGACCGTCTCGCGGCGGCGAAACCGGCGGGTGCCGATGACCTCGTCTTCCTGCCCTATCTGCTCGGCGAGAAGACGCCGATCCATGATCCGCAGGCGCGCGGCGTCATCGACGGGCTGACGCTCTCGCACGATATCGGCCATCTCTGGCGCGCGCTGCTGGAGGGCTATGCCTATGCCATCGCCCACCATATCGAGGTGCTGAACGATATGGGCCACGCCACGAACCACTTCTTCGTCTCCGATGGTGGTTCGCACAGCCGGGTATGGATGCAGATCGTCGCCGATGTGCTGCAACGCCCGGTGCAGCGGCTCAACGGCCATCCCGGCTCCTCGCTCGGCGCCGCCTGGACCGCGGCGGTCGGCGTCGGCCTCGCCGATTGGCCGGGCATTGCGCGCTTCGTCGCATATAGCGAGCAGGTGCAGCCCGATCCGCGCAACGCAGAAGTCTACGGTGCCGGCTACCGGCGCTTCCGCGAGCTCTATCGCCGGCTGAGGGATTTGCCGTGA
- a CDS encoding BtpA/SgcQ family protein gives MVFECFGDKKKVVIAMAHIGALPGAPLYDADGGLDKLVEGVLADIEKLQAGGVDAIMFGNENDRPYVFKAAPEGVAAMSAIVQAVKPSLKVPFGVNYLWDPQASVAIGAVTGASFVREIFTGLFASDMGLWEPNCAEAARLRHNLGRDDMKLLFNINAEFAHSLDQRPIELRARSAVFSSLADAILVSGPLTGQPADQSHLRSVAETVKDVPVFANTGVNIDNVRDILSLASGVVIGTHFKVDGNTWNAVDAGRVARFMDVVNKLR, from the coding sequence ATGGTTTTCGAGTGCTTCGGCGACAAGAAGAAGGTCGTCATCGCCATGGCCCATATCGGCGCCCTGCCCGGCGCCCCGCTCTATGATGCCGATGGCGGCCTCGACAAGCTGGTCGAGGGCGTGCTGGCGGACATCGAGAAGCTCCAGGCCGGCGGCGTCGACGCCATCATGTTCGGCAACGAGAACGACCGGCCCTACGTCTTCAAGGCCGCGCCCGAGGGCGTCGCGGCGATGTCCGCGATCGTCCAGGCGGTGAAGCCCTCGCTCAAGGTGCCATTCGGCGTGAACTATCTGTGGGATCCGCAGGCCAGTGTCGCCATCGGCGCGGTGACGGGCGCCAGCTTCGTGCGCGAGATCTTCACCGGCCTGTTCGCCTCCGACATGGGCCTGTGGGAGCCGAACTGCGCCGAGGCCGCGCGGCTGCGCCACAATCTTGGCCGTGACGACATGAAGCTGTTGTTCAACATCAATGCCGAGTTCGCCCATTCGCTCGACCAGCGCCCGATCGAGCTGCGCGCCAGGAGCGCGGTGTTTTCCTCGCTCGCCGACGCCATACTGGTGTCCGGCCCGCTGACCGGCCAGCCGGCCGACCAGTCGCATCTGCGCAGCGTGGCCGAGACGGTGAAGGACGTGCCGGTGTTCGCCAATACCGGCGTGAACATCGACAATGTGCGCGACATCCTCTCGCTGGCGAGCGGCGTCGTCATCGGCACCCATTTCAAGGTCGACGGCAACACCTGGAATGCGGTCGATGCCGGCCGCGTCGCCCGCTTCATGGACGTCGTGAACAAGCTGCGCTGA
- a CDS encoding DeoR/GlpR family DNA-binding transcription regulator, whose translation MADDLSFEPSAPRGPHGENAPRGEERPRVLSQVRHARILDQLGASGAVSVATIAAELGVSDMTIRRDLLELERDGRLVRVHGGAVAPEAPPVAIMDSDEPSFDARLRRGLEAKDAIATLAASLVAGHRTVAVDVGTTTYLMAKHLRDVPHIKVFTNSLRVSAALDGTAPEVYVAGGRVRADEMSVWGPTAIAQFEKLWFDVAVIGASGVTADGFFDYSFEDADMKRVYLRRAGIRILLCDAAKFQRMSLVQVGALTDINMLVTDAEPPPRIAAALAAARVDVRVAPVPAGT comes from the coding sequence ATGGCCGACGACCTCTCATTTGAGCCTTCTGCGCCTCGGGGACCACACGGCGAGAACGCGCCGCGCGGCGAGGAGCGTCCGCGCGTGCTCTCCCAGGTGCGCCATGCCCGCATCCTCGATCAGCTGGGTGCCAGCGGCGCCGTCAGCGTCGCCACCATCGCCGCGGAGCTTGGCGTCTCCGACATGACCATCCGCCGCGACCTGCTGGAGCTGGAGCGCGACGGCCGGCTGGTACGCGTCCATGGCGGCGCGGTGGCACCCGAAGCACCCCCTGTCGCGATCATGGACAGCGACGAGCCGAGCTTCGACGCGCGCCTGCGCCGCGGGCTGGAAGCCAAGGACGCCATCGCCACGCTCGCCGCCTCGCTGGTCGCCGGCCACCGAACCGTCGCCGTCGATGTCGGCACCACCACCTATCTGATGGCGAAGCATCTGCGCGACGTCCCGCACATCAAGGTGTTCACCAACAGCCTGCGCGTCTCCGCCGCGCTCGACGGCACCGCGCCGGAGGTCTATGTCGCCGGCGGCCGGGTGCGCGCCGACGAGATGTCGGTCTGGGGTCCGACCGCCATCGCCCAGTTCGAGAAACTGTGGTTCGACGTCGCGGTGATCGGCGCCTCGGGCGTCACCGCCGACGGCTTCTTCGATTATTCCTTCGAGGATGCCGACATGAAGCGGGTCTATCTGCGCCGCGCCGGCATCCGCATTCTGCTCTGCGACGCCGCCAAGTTCCAGCGCATGTCGCTGGTGCAGGTCGGCGCGCTCACCGACATCAACATGCTCGTCACTGATGCCGAGCCACCACCGCGCATCGCCGCCGCCCTTGCCGCGGCCCGCGTCGACGTGCGCGTCGCCCCAGTGCCTGCCGGGACCTGA
- a CDS encoding SDR family NAD(P)-dependent oxidoreductase, translating into MTSPSAMYPELAGRRAFVTGGAAGIGRAIAEALARQGVKVAVGDINLDAARRTAIELGGGAIAVEVDVRHRESVENAFAQVLAGLGDCDLLIANAGVSTMTPALELTDEEWDFNFAVNTRGVFLTNQVAARHFAASGKGCIVNTASLAAKVGAPFLAHYAASKFAVLGWTQSLARELAAKGIRVNAVCPGFVATSMQSREVQWEASLRGIEPEQVIADYVAQTPLGRLEQPEDVADVVVFLCSDQARFMTGQGINVTGGVYMT; encoded by the coding sequence ATGACCAGCCCTTCCGCGATGTATCCCGAACTCGCCGGCCGACGCGCTTTCGTCACCGGCGGTGCCGCCGGCATCGGGCGTGCCATTGCTGAAGCGTTGGCGCGGCAAGGCGTGAAAGTGGCGGTCGGCGACATCAATCTCGACGCGGCGCGCCGCACTGCGATTGAACTCGGCGGCGGGGCGATCGCGGTTGAGGTTGATGTGCGCCATCGCGAATCGGTGGAGAACGCCTTCGCCCAGGTGCTCGCCGGATTAGGGGATTGCGACCTGCTGATCGCCAATGCCGGCGTGTCCACCATGACGCCGGCGCTGGAACTGACCGACGAGGAATGGGACTTCAATTTCGCGGTCAATACCCGCGGCGTGTTCCTCACCAACCAGGTCGCGGCGCGGCATTTCGCGGCGAGCGGCAAAGGCTGCATCGTCAACACCGCCTCGCTCGCCGCCAAGGTCGGCGCGCCGTTCCTGGCGCATTATGCCGCCTCGAAATTCGCCGTGCTCGGCTGGACCCAGTCGCTGGCGCGCGAACTCGCCGCCAAGGGCATCCGCGTCAATGCGGTGTGCCCCGGCTTTGTCGCCACCAGCATGCAATCGCGCGAGGTGCAGTGGGAGGCGAGCCTGCGTGGCATCGAACCCGAACAGGTCATCGCCGATTATGTCGCGCAGACCCCGCTGGGCCGCCTCGAACAGCCGGAGGACGTTGCCGACGTCGTCGTGTTCCTGTGCTCCGACCAGGCGCGCTTCATGACCGGGCAGGGGATCAATGTGACCGGCGGGGTCTATATGACGTGA
- the ugpC gene encoding sn-glycerol-3-phosphate ABC transporter ATP-binding protein UgpC — MSSIELDHVSKLYANGAYGVRDVDLKIEDGEFVIFLGPSGCGKSTTLRMIAGLESISAGELRIGGRSVNNVAPRDRNVAVVFQSYALYPHMSVRHNMGFGLKMRGVASGVIDDKIKEAANLLGLTPYLDRKPAALSGGQRQRVALGRAIVRDPVAFLLDEPLSNLDAQLRAEMRLELVKLHRRLNRTIVHVTHDQVEAMTMGDRICIMREGRMIQVGKPLEVYADPVDTFVARFLATPPMNLIPARLQGEGDGLTVSADGLNVAVPDLHRAAYAPAAGREVIFGIRPEDLHETEAPGLQKLDVTVVAMEALGVENILIGQIGRERPVEIAARLSRHFTAPVGAVVPLYVDARPMHLFDPETTRALPRPSLGILKP, encoded by the coding sequence ATGTCGTCGATCGAGCTCGATCATGTCTCCAAGCTCTACGCCAACGGCGCCTATGGCGTCCGCGACGTCGATCTGAAGATCGAGGACGGCGAGTTCGTGATCTTCCTCGGCCCGTCGGGCTGCGGGAAATCGACCACGCTGCGCATGATTGCGGGCCTCGAGAGCATCAGTGCGGGCGAACTGCGCATTGGCGGGCGCAGCGTGAACAATGTCGCGCCGCGCGACCGCAACGTCGCGGTCGTGTTCCAGTCCTACGCGCTCTATCCGCATATGAGCGTGCGCCACAATATGGGCTTCGGCCTGAAGATGCGCGGCGTGGCCTCCGGCGTGATCGACGACAAGATCAAGGAGGCGGCCAACCTCCTCGGCCTCACCCCCTATCTCGATCGCAAGCCGGCCGCGCTCTCCGGCGGCCAGCGCCAGCGCGTAGCGCTCGGTCGCGCCATCGTGCGCGATCCGGTGGCGTTCCTGCTCGACGAGCCGCTCTCGAACCTCGATGCGCAGCTGCGCGCCGAGATGCGGCTCGAACTGGTCAAGCTGCATCGCCGGCTCAACCGCACCATCGTCCACGTCACCCACGACCAGGTCGAGGCCATGACCATGGGCGACCGCATCTGCATCATGCGCGAGGGCCGCATGATCCAGGTCGGCAAGCCGCTGGAAGTCTATGCCGACCCGGTCGACACCTTCGTCGCCCGCTTCCTCGCCACGCCGCCGATGAACCTCATTCCCGCTCGCCTGCAAGGCGAGGGTGACGGGCTGACGGTTTCCGCCGACGGACTGAACGTGGCGGTGCCGGACCTGCACCGCGCCGCCTATGCGCCGGCCGCCGGGCGCGAGGTGATCTTCGGCATTCGCCCGGAGGATTTGCACGAGACCGAGGCGCCGGGCCTGCAAAAGCTCGACGTCACCGTGGTGGCGATGGAAGCGCTCGGCGTCGAGAACATCCTCATCGGGCAGATCGGCCGCGAGCGCCCGGTCGAGATCGCTGCGCGCCTCAGCCGCCATTTCACTGCGCCGGTTGGCGCCGTGGTCCCGCTCTATGTCGACGCCCGGCCGATGCATCTTTTCGACCCCGAGACCACCAGGGCTCTGCCGCGGCCGAGCCTCGGCATCCTCAAGCCCTGA
- a CDS encoding carbohydrate ABC transporter permease gives MRRIGLHLGLLLVSAVILIPLLWVIRTSLLPEPLSYSPELLPDVTFDNYVALFTSTRYGQSYLNSLIVAFGSVVVALPFAAMTGYAFARFKTSGKAGRFAVLATQMLPPVAIVLPTFALFRMFGLTNSLTGLIIVYAALNLPFLIWILMGFFEGIPVDLEWAAMTDGATAWGAFWRIVLPVSLPGIAAAGVLGFILTWNEFLFALVLSGPQTATVPVALAALQTSNGVQIAKVSAGVVLAVLPLVIASRFIQRFIVQGLTFGSVK, from the coding sequence ATGCGACGCATCGGACTGCATCTCGGGCTCCTTCTGGTCTCCGCCGTCATATTGATCCCGCTGCTGTGGGTGATCCGCACCAGCCTGCTGCCCGAACCGCTGTCCTATTCGCCGGAGCTGCTGCCGGACGTGACGTTCGACAACTACGTCGCGCTGTTCACCAGCACCCGCTACGGCCAGTCCTATCTCAACAGCCTGATCGTCGCTTTCGGCTCGGTGGTGGTGGCGCTGCCGTTCGCGGCGATGACCGGTTACGCCTTTGCCCGCTTCAAGACCAGCGGCAAGGCCGGGCGGTTCGCGGTGCTGGCGACGCAGATGCTGCCCCCCGTCGCCATCGTGCTGCCGACCTTCGCGCTGTTCAGGATGTTCGGCCTCACCAATTCGTTGACCGGGCTGATCATCGTCTATGCCGCGCTGAACCTGCCGTTCCTGATCTGGATCCTGATGGGGTTCTTCGAGGGCATCCCGGTCGATCTCGAATGGGCGGCGATGACCGACGGCGCCACCGCCTGGGGCGCGTTCTGGCGCATCGTGCTGCCGGTGTCGCTGCCCGGCATCGCTGCCGCCGGCGTGCTCGGCTTCATCCTCACCTGGAACGAATTCCTGTTCGCGCTGGTGCTGAGCGGTCCACAGACCGCCACCGTGCCGGTCGCGCTCGCCGCCCTGCAGACCTCCAACGGCGTGCAGATCGCCAAGGTCTCCGCCGGGGTGGTGCTCGCCGTCCTACCGCTGGTGATCGCCTCGCGCTTCATCCAGCGCTTCATCGTGCAGGGCCTGACATTCGGCAGTGTGAAGTAA